A part of Streptomyces sp. NBC_01497 genomic DNA contains:
- a CDS encoding discoidin domain-containing protein: MHRQPAELSRRRFAQLAGLAAAVAAAPVTLAAAGPASAAPSSRTAGAAARPTAPDDTAAVYHKVLLTHTRWTETQWDAAKGHYTATDFGFAVVLGHALLLTRAGYDADLAGIDEDTLRSRTLATLTHFAASNRLTGGTEWGKTLFFDTTFQLYFVLAARLLWDQLDDTTRKNIDTLVREQAAYTTSLGTGNDPLSAGWTPNGLTGGFVGDTKLEEMGVYAQSLAPGLAWASDDPRYGAWNTAYGRWSRNETSLPAADRANPSVVDGVPVSDNTAQNLYDTFIVENHGSFGPHYQCELWRTSGRNTIHFLTADRPLPEVLTAQPNGDQLWESLLMVMSDAGEPLMPMVNDREHLYGRDVIPVAFLAQVLGDRAAARAELALAERLPAYQAYPPVNRITKFSGEPKYEPEARAEVAISYLLHEWRARQGSAVRALTEREMFAEAAGVRDFGTGPGLVAHQSPRAWAAAVSKPGFVKFAWQPAHDDWLFTLSGSTPMFLPASSGSVSGRSVATYTAVRDGLDASATVFTLGSGHAGFTTLPGGEVVYATTGTAAGEGHLEVFNLTMPGVAGLDGSRTYTTAEGGVSVKAVDAGGTGPTAGPRTDTLTFPATTCRHVRMQGVTGQSPYGYSLYAFEVRDGASGPDLARGATATASSADTGKGAALTVDGDPATRWAVAVADRSKGDSWLAVDLGSAHEIDRATLSWETAAGRVYRIQGSTDGVTWTDLAGYPRPDATSTGGWISVDGRAGLVVRGGHNPLAVYGDEVVLSDGPAEAIVVEGVPDGSPAAVRAAAARPVPAAGDPAVSASTAGGHLSVFNLSDAAVSTTVSVPGDTRTLTLFAGTSTVTATGVDHDVRIAAATAAVLPARVTLRSAGGGRVPTGVRAEVVDAATVELSGPSCRLLVAAPGRPAVRVTLSRGRTRRVSLRGVTPYPLADAALGRPTFPTSPLPKGMSDPAAAVDGDAGTSWDPGTGGRMVVDLGAARPVTEIGAVWSAGRVPGATVAFSTDGLAYTAVGPLASRGRVSSLRAAGTARYVALTVTGRRPHDARLVSLSVRAS; this comes from the coding sequence GTGCACCGTCAACCGGCCGAGCTGAGCCGCCGTCGATTCGCCCAACTGGCAGGCCTCGCCGCAGCGGTCGCCGCCGCCCCGGTCACCCTGGCCGCCGCGGGCCCGGCGTCCGCGGCACCGTCGTCCCGTACCGCCGGCGCCGCCGCCCGTCCGACCGCCCCCGACGACACGGCCGCCGTCTACCACAAGGTGCTGCTCACCCACACCCGGTGGACCGAGACGCAGTGGGACGCCGCCAAGGGCCACTACACGGCGACCGACTTCGGCTTCGCCGTCGTCCTCGGCCACGCGCTGCTGCTCACCCGCGCGGGGTACGACGCGGACCTGGCCGGCATCGACGAGGACACCCTGCGCTCGCGCACCCTCGCGACCCTCACGCACTTCGCCGCCTCCAACCGCCTGACCGGCGGCACCGAGTGGGGCAAGACGCTGTTCTTCGACACCACCTTCCAGCTGTACTTCGTCCTCGCCGCCCGGCTGCTGTGGGACCAGCTGGACGACACGACCAGGAAGAACATCGACACCCTGGTGCGCGAACAGGCCGCGTACACCACCTCGCTCGGCACCGGCAACGACCCGCTGTCGGCGGGCTGGACCCCGAACGGGCTCACCGGCGGCTTCGTCGGCGACACGAAGCTGGAGGAGATGGGCGTCTACGCCCAGTCCCTCGCCCCGGGCCTCGCCTGGGCGTCGGACGACCCCCGCTACGGCGCCTGGAACACCGCGTACGGCCGGTGGAGCAGGAACGAGACGAGCCTGCCGGCGGCCGACCGCGCCAACCCCTCGGTCGTCGACGGCGTTCCCGTCTCCGACAACACGGCGCAGAACCTGTACGACACCTTCATCGTCGAGAACCACGGTTCCTTCGGGCCGCACTACCAGTGCGAGCTGTGGCGCACCTCGGGACGCAACACCATCCACTTCCTCACGGCGGACCGGCCGCTGCCCGAGGTGCTGACCGCTCAGCCCAACGGCGACCAGCTGTGGGAGAGCCTGCTCATGGTGATGAGCGACGCGGGCGAACCCCTGATGCCGATGGTCAACGACCGCGAACACCTCTACGGCCGCGATGTCATCCCGGTCGCCTTCCTCGCGCAGGTGCTCGGCGACCGGGCCGCCGCCCGCGCGGAACTCGCGCTCGCCGAGCGGCTGCCGGCGTACCAGGCGTACCCGCCGGTGAACCGGATCACCAAGTTCTCCGGGGAACCGAAGTACGAGCCCGAGGCCCGCGCCGAGGTCGCGATCAGCTACCTCCTGCACGAGTGGCGGGCCCGGCAGGGCAGCGCTGTCCGCGCGCTCACCGAGCGGGAGATGTTCGCCGAGGCCGCCGGAGTGCGGGACTTCGGGACGGGCCCCGGCCTCGTCGCCCACCAGTCGCCGAGGGCGTGGGCCGCCGCCGTGAGCAAGCCGGGCTTCGTGAAGTTCGCGTGGCAGCCCGCGCACGACGACTGGCTGTTCACGCTCAGCGGCAGCACACCGATGTTCCTGCCCGCGTCCTCGGGCAGCGTGAGCGGCCGCAGCGTCGCCACGTACACCGCCGTGCGCGACGGCCTGGACGCGAGCGCCACCGTGTTCACCCTGGGCTCCGGCCATGCCGGGTTCACCACCCTGCCCGGCGGCGAGGTCGTCTACGCGACGACCGGCACGGCGGCGGGCGAGGGCCACCTGGAGGTCTTCAACCTGACGATGCCCGGGGTCGCCGGGCTCGACGGCAGCCGTACGTACACCACCGCCGAGGGCGGCGTCAGCGTCAAGGCCGTCGACGCGGGGGGCACAGGACCCACCGCGGGACCGCGCACGGACACGCTCACCTTCCCCGCCACGACCTGCCGCCACGTCCGCATGCAGGGCGTCACGGGCCAGTCCCCGTACGGCTATTCGCTCTACGCCTTCGAGGTGCGCGACGGCGCGTCTGGGCCCGACCTGGCCCGGGGCGCCACCGCCACGGCCTCGTCCGCCGACACCGGCAAGGGCGCGGCGCTCACCGTCGACGGCGACCCGGCGACCCGCTGGGCCGTCGCCGTCGCTGACCGTTCGAAGGGCGACAGCTGGCTCGCCGTCGACCTCGGCTCCGCACACGAGATCGACCGCGCGACGCTCAGCTGGGAGACGGCGGCGGGCCGCGTCTACCGGATCCAGGGGTCCACCGACGGAGTCACCTGGACCGACCTGGCCGGTTATCCGCGCCCCGACGCGACCAGCACGGGCGGCTGGATCTCCGTCGACGGGCGGGCCGGTCTTGTCGTACGGGGCGGGCACAACCCCCTCGCGGTCTACGGCGACGAGGTCGTGCTCTCCGACGGTCCCGCCGAGGCGATCGTCGTGGAGGGCGTGCCCGACGGCAGCCCCGCCGCGGTCCGCGCGGCGGCGGCCCGCCCCGTGCCGGCGGCCGGTGACCCCGCTGTCAGCGCGTCCACCGCGGGCGGCCATCTCAGCGTGTTCAACCTGTCGGACGCCGCGGTGAGCACCACCGTGTCCGTCCCGGGGGACACCCGTACGCTCACCCTGTTCGCGGGCACCTCGACCGTCACGGCCACCGGCGTGGACCATGACGTACGGATCGCGGCGGCGACCGCGGCGGTGCTGCCCGCCCGCGTCACCCTGCGTTCCGCGGGCGGGGGCCGGGTCCCCACCGGTGTGCGCGCCGAGGTCGTCGACGCGGCCACCGTGGAACTGTCGGGACCCTCGTGCCGCCTTCTCGTCGCCGCACCCGGCCGGCCGGCCGTGCGCGTCACGCTGTCCCGGGGCCGGACACGGCGCGTCTCGCTGCGGGGGGTGACGCCGTACCCGCTCGCGGACGCGGCGCTCGGCCGTCCCACCTTCCCCACCTCACCCTTGCCGAAGGGCATGTCCGACCCGGCCGCTGCCGTCGACGGCGACGCCGGCACGTCCTGGGACCCGGGCACGGGCGGCCGGATGGTGGTGGACCTCGG
- the glgC gene encoding glucose-1-phosphate adenylyltransferase, with protein sequence MRGGPSVLGIVLAGGEGKRLMPLTADRAKPAVTFGGTYRLVDFVLSSLVNADVLRVCVLTQYKSHSLDRHVSTTWRMSSLLGNYVTPVPAQQRLGPRWYLGSADAILQSLNLVHDERPDYIAVFGADHVYRMDPRQMLAQHVEGGAGVTVAGIRVPRAEASSFGVITPGSDGVQVEHFLEKPADPPGLRDDPGMVFASMGNYLFTTKVLVDALHRDAEDSSSVHDMGGSILPMLTERGMAQVYDFHDNHVPGESAREHGYWRDVGTLDSYYDAHMDLLSPQPAFNLDNRRWPLYTNAHQLPPARFVAGGIASESIVGPGCVIRGQVTGSVLSPGVVVAEGAVVQGSVLHDNVSVGRGAVVRGAILDKNVDVPPGATIGVNAQRDAELYTVSANGVIALGKGQLVG encoded by the coding sequence ATGCGCGGTGGACCTTCGGTGCTCGGGATCGTCCTGGCGGGCGGTGAGGGCAAACGCCTGATGCCGCTCACGGCCGACCGGGCCAAACCCGCGGTGACCTTCGGCGGGACGTACCGGCTGGTGGACTTCGTCCTGTCCAGTCTGGTCAACGCCGACGTCCTGCGCGTCTGCGTGCTCACGCAGTACAAGTCGCACTCGCTGGACCGGCACGTCTCCACGACCTGGCGGATGTCGAGCCTGCTCGGCAACTACGTCACACCGGTGCCCGCGCAGCAGCGGCTCGGGCCGCGCTGGTACCTCGGCAGCGCGGACGCGATCCTCCAGTCCCTGAACCTCGTGCATGACGAACGCCCGGACTACATAGCGGTGTTCGGGGCGGATCACGTCTACCGGATGGACCCGCGCCAGATGCTGGCGCAGCACGTCGAGGGCGGTGCCGGTGTGACGGTGGCGGGCATCAGGGTGCCGCGCGCCGAGGCGTCGTCGTTCGGTGTGATCACACCGGGCTCCGACGGCGTCCAGGTGGAGCACTTCCTGGAGAAGCCGGCCGATCCGCCCGGGCTGCGGGACGACCCGGGCATGGTCTTCGCCTCGATGGGCAACTACCTGTTCACCACCAAGGTCCTGGTCGACGCGTTGCACCGGGACGCGGAGGACTCCAGCTCCGTGCACGACATGGGCGGCTCCATCCTGCCGATGCTCACCGAGCGCGGGATGGCGCAGGTCTACGACTTCCACGACAACCACGTGCCGGGTGAGAGCGCGCGTGAGCACGGCTACTGGCGTGACGTGGGCACCCTCGACTCGTACTACGACGCGCACATGGACCTGCTCTCGCCGCAGCCCGCGTTCAACCTCGACAACCGCCGCTGGCCCCTCTACACGAACGCGCACCAGCTGCCGCCCGCGCGTTTCGTCGCGGGCGGCATCGCGAGCGAGTCCATCGTCGGCCCCGGCTGCGTGATCCGCGGTCAGGTGACCGGCTCGGTCCTCTCGCCGGGTGTGGTGGTAGCCGAGGGTGCCGTCGTCCAGGGCTCGGTGCTGCACGACAACGTGAGCGTGGGCCGCGGCGCCGTGGTGCGCGGCGCGATCCTGGACAAGAACGTCGATGTGCCGCCGGGCGCGACCATCGGCGTCAACGCCCAGCGCGACGCCGAGTTGTACACGGTCTCGGCGAACGGGGTCATCGCCCTGGGCAAGGGTCAGCTGGTCGGCTGA
- the glgA gene encoding glycogen synthase → MKVGLLTREYPPDVYGGAGVHVEFLARELRALTDLRVHCWGSGGPAPDAREDVVRHLADTALDGANDALRTFSVDLAMASALGDRDLVHSHTWYANLAGHLAKLLYGVPHVMTAHSLEPLRPWKAEQLGGGYTLSSWAERTAVEGADAVVAVSHGMRADVLACYPSLDPARVHVVHNGIDTGLYRPDPGTAALTRAGVDPDRPYVLFVGRITRQKGVPHLLRAARALDPSVQLVLCAGAPDTPEIDREFRTLVAELSESRDGVIWVPQMLPRPEIVQLLTHASVFVCPSVYEPLGIVNLEAMACGTAVVASAVGGIPEVVDDGRTGLLVPYDERAPAAFESALTEALNRVVDDPASAHRMGAAGRERAVREFGWDRVARRTVDIYEKLLG, encoded by the coding sequence GTGAAAGTAGGGCTGCTCACCCGGGAGTACCCGCCCGACGTGTACGGCGGCGCGGGCGTCCACGTGGAGTTCCTGGCCCGGGAACTGCGCGCCCTGACCGATCTCCGGGTGCACTGCTGGGGATCGGGCGGCCCGGCCCCCGACGCCCGCGAGGACGTCGTACGCCACCTCGCCGACACCGCTCTCGACGGCGCCAACGACGCGCTGCGGACGTTCTCCGTCGACCTCGCGATGGCCTCCGCCCTCGGGGACCGGGACCTCGTCCACTCGCACACCTGGTACGCGAACCTCGCCGGTCACCTCGCGAAGTTGCTGTACGGCGTGCCGCACGTCATGACGGCGCACTCGCTGGAGCCGCTGCGCCCCTGGAAGGCCGAGCAACTGGGCGGCGGGTACACCCTGTCGAGCTGGGCGGAGCGTACCGCCGTCGAGGGGGCCGATGCCGTCGTCGCGGTCTCGCACGGCATGCGCGCCGACGTCCTCGCCTGCTACCCGTCCCTCGATCCCGCGCGGGTCCACGTCGTCCACAACGGCATCGACACCGGCCTGTACCGGCCCGACCCGGGCACGGCGGCGCTCACCCGCGCCGGTGTGGACCCCGACCGGCCGTACGTACTGTTCGTCGGGCGCATCACCCGGCAGAAGGGCGTTCCCCATCTGCTGCGCGCCGCCCGGGCCCTCGACCCGTCCGTACAGCTGGTGCTGTGCGCGGGCGCGCCCGACACCCCTGAGATCGACCGCGAGTTCCGCACCCTGGTGGCCGAGTTGAGCGAGAGCAGGGACGGCGTCATCTGGGTGCCGCAGATGCTGCCGCGCCCCGAGATCGTCCAACTGCTCACCCACGCGTCCGTGTTCGTCTGCCCCTCGGTGTACGAGCCGCTCGGTATCGTCAACCTGGAGGCGATGGCCTGCGGCACCGCCGTCGTGGCCTCCGCGGTGGGCGGTATCCCGGAGGTCGTCGACGACGGCCGCACGGGACTGCTGGTGCCCTACGACGAACGTGCCCCCGCGGCCTTCGAGTCCGCGCTCACGGAGGCACTCAACCGCGTCGTCGACGACCCGGCCTCGGCGCACCGGATGGGCGCCGCGGGACGGGAGCGCGCGGTGCGGGAGTTCGGCTGGGACCGGGTGGCCCGCCGCACGGTCGACATCTACGAGAAGCTGCTGGGCTGA